The following proteins are co-located in the Vigna angularis cultivar LongXiaoDou No.4 chromosome 2, ASM1680809v1, whole genome shotgun sequence genome:
- the LOC108321721 gene encoding heat shock cognate 70 kDa protein isoform X1, with the protein MAKQNKEWVVGIDLGTTYSCVAVWLEEHCRVEIIHNDQGNRTTPSCVAFTENQRLIGDAAKNQAAINPTNTLFDVKRLIGRRYSDPIIQDDLKLWPFKVIADSDEKPMMVVSYKGQEKQISAEEISSMVLTKMREIAEAYLESEVKNVVVTVPAYFNDSQRQATKDAGIIAGLNVMRIINEPTAAALAYGLDKRANCVGEQNIFIFDLGGGTFDVSLLTIKGDVFEVKATAGDTHLGGEDIDNRMVKYFVEEFKRKQKVDISGNPKALRRLRTACERAKRTLSFAVDTTIEIDALSGSIDFCSSITRARFEELNLDLLQRCLETVERCLVDSKMDKSDVDDVVLVGGSSRIPKVQQLLQDYFKGKELCMSINPDEAVAYGAAVQAALLTKGNKFVPNLVLLDVTPLSLGISVKGDLMSVVIPRNTTIPVVKKKGFETVEDFQSAISIVVYEGERTRASDNNLLGFFNLNGNPKALRGHPVTVYFSIDADGILTVIAEDETIESKNGITVTNDMGKLSTQQIMRMIQEGEKYKAEDQKYQKKVIAINALDDFVYKIRNAIDDVDNPQEKTKINKAIAETEKLLDAREQTETEVFVDHLHRVKSLIEPIMKD; encoded by the exons atggcAAAACAAAACAAGGAATGGGTTGTGGGAATCGACCTTGGCACAACATATTCATGTGTTGCTGTATGGCTAGAAGAACACTGTCGAGTGGAGATCATTCACAATGACCAGGGCAATAGAACTACGCCTTCTTGTGTGGCTTTCACAGAGAATCAAAGATTGATTGGTGATGCTGCTAAGAATCAGGCTGCCATCAACCCAACCAACACTCTCTTtg ATGTGAAAAGGTTAATCGGCAGAAGATATAGTGATCCCATTATTCAGGACGATCTAAAGTTGTGGCCATTTAAGGTCATTGCTGATTCTGATGAAAAACCCATGATGGTTGTTTCATACAAGGGTCAGGAGAAACAAATCTCAGCTGAAGAAATCTCATCTATGGTCCTTACAAAGATGCGGGAGATTGCAGAAGCGTACTTGGAATCAGAGGTTAAGAATGTTGTGGTTACCGTGCCTGCTTATTTTAATGATTCTCAGCGACAAGCAACGAAAGATGCTGGTATCATTGCTGGCCTCAATGTTATGCGGATAATCAATGAGCCCACGGCTGCTGCTCTGGCATATGGCCTCGACAAGAGAGCTAATTGCGTCGGAGAGcagaatattttcatttttgatcTTGGTGGTGGAACATTTGATGTGTCTCTGCTAACAATCAAAGGTGATGTCTTTGAAGTGAAGGCCACTGCTGGTGACACACACCTTGGAGGAGAGGACATTGATAACAGAATGGTGAAGTACTTTGTTGAGGAGTTCAAGAGGAAGCAGAAAGTGGACATAAGTGGGAACCCGAAAGCCTTGAGGAGGTTGAGAACTGCGTGTGAAAGAGCAAAAAGAACACTCTCATTTGCTGTTGATACCACCATTGAGATAGATGCTTTATCTGGGAGCATTGACTTCTGCTCATCAATCACTCGTGCAAGATTTGAAGAACTTAACTTAGACCTCCTTCAAAGGTGTTTGGAGACAGTAGAAAGGTGTCTTGTTGATTCTAAGATGGACAAGAGTGATGTAGACGATGTTGTACTGGTTGGTGGTTCTTCTAGGATTCCCAAAGTACAGCAGCTATTGCAAGACTACTTCAAGGGGAAAGAACTGTGCATGAGCATCAACCCTGACGAGGCTGTTGCCTATGGAGCAGCAGTTCAGGCTGCTTTGCTGACTAAAGGCAACAAATTTGTCCCCAACTTAGTGTTATTAGATGTTACGCCGCTGTCACTTGGTATATCTGTAAAAGGAGATCTCATGAGTGTCGTGATTCCTAGGAACACCACCATTCCTGTTGTAAAAAAGAAAGGATTTGAAACAGTCGAAGATTTCCAATCTGCTATCTCTATTGTGGTTTACGAGGGTGAAAGGACAAGAGCAAGCGATAACAATTTGCTTGGTTTCTTTAATCTTAATGGCAATCCTAAAGCTCTTCGAGGCCATCCTGTAACCGTATATTTCAGTATAGATGCTGATGGTATCCTAACTGTAATTGCTGAGGATGAAACCATTGAAAGTAAGAATGGGATTACCGTAACCAACGACATGGGAAAACTATCAACTCAACAAATTATGAGAATGATTCAAGAAGGCGAGAAATACAAGGCTGAAGATCAGAAGTACCAAAAGAAAGTTATAGCAATTAATGCTTTGGATGACTTCGTTTACAAGATAAGGAATGCTATAGATGATGTAGATAATCCACAAGAGAAAACGAAGATCAACAAGGCAATTGCAGAGACCGAGAAATTGCTTGATGCTAGGGAGCAGACAGAAACAGAGGTTTTTGTGGATCATCTGCACAGGGTGAAGAGCCTCATTGAACCCATTATGAAAGATTAA
- the LOC108321720 gene encoding heat shock 70 kDa protein 4, which translates to MARKNEGCAVGIDLGTTYSCVAVWQEQQGRVEIIHNDQGNNITPSFVAFTDKQRLIGDAAKNQAATNPENTVFDAKRLIGRKCSDPIVEKDKRLWPFKVIPGDDDKPMVVVNYKGQQKHLSAEEISSMVLSKMREIAETFLEKPVRNAVVTVPAHFNDSQRKATVDAGTIAGLNVMRIINEPTAAAIAYGLDKRTKSVGERNVFVFDLGGGTFDVSILTIKDKVFQVKATAGNTHLGGEDIDNRMVEYFVEHIKRKYKVDISGNPRALRRLRTACERAKRTLSSTLTTNIEIDALFQGIDFCSSITRAKFDEINMELFEECMETVDRCLSDAKMDKNSVHDVVLVGGSSRIPKVQQLLQEFFKGKDLCKSINPDEAVANGAAVQAALLCEGIENVPDLVLLDVTPLSLGTYTTGDIMNVMIPRNTGIPVKRTEEFGTVYDDQTSASIKVYEGERTKASENNLLGLFSLTFPPAPRGYPILVCFGIDENGTLSVSAEDQTTGNKNQITITNNKERLSAEEMSRMIKEAEIYEADDRKFLRKANAMNSLDDYVYKMTNALKDKYNRSKLSLTQKLNISSAITKATYLLDDDNQQVEVDVFENYLKELESLFGQTLDING; encoded by the exons ATGGCCAGAAAAAACGAGGGATGTGCAGTGGGGATAGACCTCGGAACAACGTACTCGTGTGTTGCAGTATGGCAGGAGCAGCAGGGGCGAGTGGAGATCATCCACAATGACCAAGGCAACAACATCACTCCTTCTTTTGTTGCTTTCACAGACAAACAAAGATTGATAGGTGATGCTGCTAAAAACCAGGCTGCCACCAATCCAGAGAACACTGTGTTTG ATGCTAAAAGATTAATTGGTCGGAAGTGTAGTGATCCCAttgttgaaaaagataaaaggttGTGGCCATTCAAGGTCATTCCTGGTGATGATGACAAACCCATGGTTGTAGTTAACTACAAGGGTCAGCAAAAGCACCTTTCAGCCGAGGAAATATCATCAATGGTTCTCTCAAAAATGAGGGAGATTGCAGAGACCTTTCTGGAAAAACCTGTGAGGAATGCAGTGGTTACTGTTCCTGCTCATTTCAATGACTCTCAGCGTAAAGCTACAGTAGATGCAGGAACCATTGCTGGCCTCAATGTTATGCGGATAATCAATGAACCCACAGCTGCAGCTATTGCATATGGTCTTGACAAGAGAACCAAAAGTGTTGGAGAGAGAAATGTTTTCGTATTTGACCTCGGAGGTGGTACCTTTGACGTGTCTATCCTCACAATTAAGGATAAGGTGTTCCAAGTTAAGGCTACTGCAGGAAACACTCATCTTGGGGGAGAAGACATTGATAACAGAATGGTGGAGTACTTTGTGGAGCATATCAAAAGGAAATACAAAGTGGACATTAGTGGGAACCCAAGAGCTCTAAGGAGGTTGAGAACTGCATGCGAAAGAGCAAAAAGGACACTCTCGTCTACACTCACTACAAACATTGAGATAGATGCCTTATTTCAAGGTATTGACTTCTGTTCTTCGATCACTCGTGCAAAGTTCGATGAAATCAATATGGAGCTCTTTGAAGAGTGTATGGAGACCGTAGATAGATGTCTCAGCGATGCTAAGATGGACAAGAACAGTGTGCATGATGTTGTACTAGTTGGTGGCTCTTCTAGGATTCCTAAAGTGCAGCAACTATTGCAGGAGTTCTTCAAGGGAAAGGATCTGTGCAAGAGCATCAACCCTGACGAAGCTGTTGCTAACGGTGCAGCTGTTCAAGCTGCTTTGTTGTGTGAAGGCATTGAGAATGTTCCTGACCTGGTGTTGTTGGATGTGACACCGCTGTCACTTGGTACATATACAACGGGAGATATCATGAATGTAATGATTCCTAGGAATACTGGAATTCCTGTAAAGAGGACAGAAGAGTTTGGAACAGTTTATGATGATCAAACCAGTGCCTCGATTAAGGTTTATGAGGGTGAAAGAACAAAAGCGAGTGAGAACAATTTGCTGGGGCTTTTTAGTCTTACCTTTCCTCCAGCTCCTCGTGGGTATCCTATTCTTGTGTGCTTTGGCATTGATGAAAATGGTACTCTATCTGTTTCTGCCGAGGATCAAACCACGGGCAATAAGAACCAGATTACCATAACCAACAACAAAGAGAGACTGTCAGCTGAAGAAATGAGTAGAATGATTAAAGAAGCTGAAATTTATGAGGCCGACGATAGGAAGTTCCTCAGGAAGGCTAACGCAATGAATTCTTTGGATGATTATGTTTACAAGATGACGAATGCTTTGAAGGACAAGTATAACAGATCAAAGCTTTCCTTGACACAAAAGTTGAACATCAGTTCTGCAATTACTAAGGCCACATATTTGCTTGATGATGATAACCAGCAGGTTGAAGTAGATGTATTTGAGAATTATCTGAAGGAACTCGAGAGTCTCTTTGGTCAGACATTGGACATCAATGGTTAG
- the LOC108321634 gene encoding uncharacterized protein LOC108321634 gives METTKRGCPSHPERQMLLKPQGSPYRCSGCREVGFGRSYHCEMKNCGYILHEECATAVSLAFHRFFPRSHFEFYEKAPGHRVRYCDACGNDVLGFVYHCCSTGYDLHPCCIKLKDSISDGEGLVSLELCQKVPSKCVQCKHRNVVDGIRGWSYVSSDSGGKCCYHVWCVKQLILENLNKGYFSNETSSIGMSDREYSQLAVRNMDMVRSRRISRRLGTMKKYTKIAVLVFKLVFSAVFGNPITAIASLVEALVSD, from the coding sequence ATGGAAACTACCAAGAGGGGTTGTCCCAGCCATCCAGAACGACAGATGCTATTGAAGCCACAAGGGTCACCCTACAGATGCAGTGGATGTCGAGAAGTAGGGTTTGGACGGAGTTACCACTGTGAAATGAAGAACTGTGGTTACATCCTCCATGAAGAGTGTGCAACTGCTGTTTCCCTTGCCTTTCATCGATTTTTTCCCAGGAGCCACTTCGAGTTCTATGAGAAAGCACCGGGGCACCGGGTCAGATACTGTGATGCTTGTGGAAATGatgttctagggtttgtgtaCCATTGCTGCAGTACAGGTTATGATCTACATCCATGTTGTATAAAGCTGAAAGATAGCATTTCTGATGGAGAAGGGCTTGTGTCACTCGAACTGTGTCAGAAGGTTCCCTCAAAGTGTGTCCAGTGTAAGCATAGGAATGTTGTGGATGGAATCAGAGGTTGGTCTTATGTATCTTCAGATTCTGGGGGAAAATGTTGTTACCATGTTTGGTGTGTTAAGCAACTGATTCTAGAGAATTTGAATAAGGGCTATTTTAGTAATGAAACCAGTTCAATTGGGATGAGTGACAGGGAGTACTCTCAGCTTGCAGTGAGAAACATGGACATGGTACGAAGTAGAAGAATTTCGAGGAGGTTAGGGACAATGAAGAAGTACACAAAGATTGCTGTTTTGGTATTTAAACTGGTATTTTCAGCTGTGTTTGGAAACCCTATCACTGCCATTGCTTCTCTTGTGGAAGCCCTAGTTTCAGATTAG
- the LOC108338562 gene encoding uncharacterized protein LOC108338562: MSVEILDGATIVNFLQDEEAFSVSVRNRFARLDTDNDGLLSYAEMLKELQSLRVLETHFGIDVEPDPDELAQVYESLFVQFDHNLNGTIDLDEFKKETRQMMLAMADGLGFVPVQMVLEEDSILKTAVERETNKLAA, from the coding sequence ATGAGTGTAGAAATTTTGGATGGTGCGACCATAGTGAACTTCCTTCAGGATGAGGAAGCATTCAGTGTATCAGTAAGAAACCGTTTTGCTCGCCTTGACACAGACAATGATGGCCTTCTCTCGTATGCAGAGATGCTGAAGGAGCTCCAGAGCCTTAGGGTGTTGGAAACCCACTTCGGTATTGATGTAGAGCCAGACCCAGATGAGCTTGCTCAGGTGTATGAATCCTTGTTCGTACAATTCGATCACAACTTGAATGGCACGATTGATCTGGATGAATTCAAGAAGGAAACCAGGCAGATGATGCTTGCCATGGCTGATGGATTGGGTTTCGTGCCAGTTCAGATGGTCCTGGAAGAAGACAGCATCCTCAAAACAGCTGTTGAAAGGGAGACCAATAAACTAGCTGCTTGA
- the LOC108338561 gene encoding transcription initiation factor TFIID subunit 6, whose amino-acid sequence MSIVPKETIEVIAQSIGISSLSPDVALAVAPDVEYRMRQIMQEAIKCMRHSKRTILTADDVDVALNLKNVEPIYGFASGGPLRFKRAVGHRDLFYIEDKDVDLKEVIEASLPKAPLDTAVTCHWLAIEGVQPAIPENAPIEVISAPSDTKKHEQKDDDLPVDIKLPVKHVLSRELQMYFDKVAELTLSESDSALFKEALVSLATDSGLHPLVPYFTCFIADEVSRGLNNFPLLFALMRVVSSLLLNPHIHIEPYLHQLMPSVVTCLVAKRLGSRLADNHWELRDFTANLVASICKRFGHVYSNLQYRLTKTLLNAFLDPKKAMTQHYGAIQGLGALGPNVVRLLLLPNLETYMRLLEPEMLLEKQKNEMKRHEAWRVYGALLRAAGQCIYDRLKMFPTFSTPSPSAVWKTNAKVLTSSSRKREADPDQLEQQPPLKKTATDGEVGVVPMNSSPAHKQEEAETRASPVDSIIGSSSSAQMKNETSLDGELRSNRGDTQASKTSAALTQVWKDELNSGRILVSLFDLFGEGILSFIQAPEMYMFL is encoded by the exons ATGAGCATTGTTCCCAAAGAGACGATCGAAGTTATAGCGCAGAGCATTGGGATAAGCTCCTTGTCTCCCGATGTCGCTCTCGCTGTCGCTCCCGATGTCGAATACCGCATGCGCCAGATTATGCAG GAGGCAATTAAGTGCATGCGGCATTCTAAGAGAACCATTCTCACTGcggatgatgttgatgttgctCTGAACTTGAAGAATGTTGAA CCAATATATGGATTTGCATCTGGTGGTCCTTTGCGGTTCAAAAGAGCTGTTGGACACAGGGACTTGTTTTATATTGAGGACAAGGATGTAGATTTAAAAGAG GTTATTGAAGCTTCTTTACCAAAAGCACCTCTTGATACTGCAGTTACATGCCACTGGCTAGCCATTGAAGGTGTGCAACCTGCTATTCCAGAAAATGCTCCTATAGAAG TAATTTCAGCTCCTTCTGATACCAAAAAGCATGAGCAGAAAGATGATGACCTTCCAGTTGACATCAAATTGCCTGTTAAGCATGTATTATCCAGAGAACTTCAG ATGTATTTTGACAAAGTTGCTGAGCTTACTTTGAGTGAGTCTGATTCAGCTCTCTTTAAAGAAGCATTAGTAAGTTTGGCTACTGATTCAGGACTTCATCCACTAGTTCCATATTTCACATGCTTTATAGCTGATGAG GTTTCACGTGGTTTGAATAATTTTCCTCTTCTATTTGCCTTGATGCGAGTTGTTAGTAGCCTTCTGCTAAACCCTCACATCCATATTGAACCTTAT CTACACCAGTTGATGCCATCTGTTGTGACCTGCCTCGTTGCTAAAAGGTTGGGCAGTAGGTTGGCAGACAACCACTGGGAACTTAGAGACTTTACGGCTAATCTGGTTGCCTCAATATGCAAAAG GTTTGGACATGTCTATAGTAATCTCCAGTATCGTTTGACTAAAACATTACTGAATGCATTCTTGGATCCTAAGAAGGCAATGACGCAACACTATGGCGCGATTCAGGGGTTGGGGGCACTCGGACCCAATGTG GTTCGCCTTCTTTTGCTGCCAAACCTTGAGACATATATGCGACTTCTTGAACCAGAGATGCTTCTGGAGAAGcagaaaaatgaaatgaaaaggCATGAAGCTTGGCGTGTTTATGGAGCCTTGCTG CGTGCTGCAGGTCAGTGTATATATGATCGACTAAAGATGTTCCCAACTTTTTCAACTCCTTCTCCTAGTGCTGTCTGGAAGACCAATGCAAAAGTTCTTACTTCTTCATCTC GTAAACGCGAGGCAGACCCTGACCAATTGGAACAGCAGCCACCTTTGAAAAAAACTGCTACCGACGGAGAGGTTGGTGTGGTCCCAATGAATTCCTCACCCGCTCACAAGCAAGAGGAGGCAGAGACTCGAGCTTCTCCAGTTGATTCAATTATTGGTTCATCATCTTCTGCACAGATGAAAAATGAGACTTCTTTAGATGGCGAACTTAGAAGTAACAGGGGTGATACTCAGGCATCGAAGACATCTGCTGCTCTCACCCAGGTTTGGAAAGACGAGCTTAATTCTGGACGGATCCTGGTATCACTGTTTGACTTGTTTGGTGAAGGaattctttctttcattcagGCTCCTGAGATGTATATGTTCTTGTAA
- the LOC108337866 gene encoding CASP-like protein 4D1, producing MPETVVNTTPSNSSTASSRTVLLLMRVLTFVFLLIALILIATLKQTDADTEEQVKFSDFYAYRYMLATIIIGFAYNLLQMAFSIFTVVSGNRVLSGDGGYLFDFFADKMISYFMISGSAAGFGLTVELGRGVPSNPFTDKANASASLLLIGFVFTAIASTITSFALPKKAN from the exons ATGCCTGAGACGGTCGTGAATACCACACCCTCCAACTCCTCCACAGCTTCATCAAGAACTGTGCTTCTCCTTATGAGAGTCTTAACCTTCGTGTTCCTTCTCATTGCTCTCATTCTCATTGCCACACTCAAACAAACTGATGCTGACACCGAGGAACAAGTCAAGTTTAGTGATTTCTATGCTTATCG ATATATGTTAGCGACGATAATAATTGGATTTGCGTATAACCTGCTGCAAATGGCGTTCTCAATCTTCACTGTGGTATCAGGAAACCGTGTGTTAAGTGGTGATGGTGGCTATTTGTTTGATTTCTTTGCTGACAAG ATGATATCATACTTCATGATTTCGGGTTCAGCTGCTGGATTTGGTCTGACCGTAGAGTTGGGTAGAGGTGTACCCTCCAACCCGTTTACCGACAAGGCAAACGCTTCTGCAAGTCTTCTTCTGATTGGATTTGTGTTCACTGCCATAGCATCAACTATCACTTCCTTTGCTTTGCCAAAGAAAGCTAATTGA
- the LOC108336664 gene encoding CASP-like protein 4D1, translating to MADSSPSSTTVSRTALLLLRVLTFIFLFIALILIAVAKQTDDNTGEKIKFSDFYTYRYMISTIIIGFVYNLLQMGFSIFTVVSGNRVLSGNGGYLFDFFGDKIISYFLISGSSAGFGLTVELRRGTPSNSFTDKAHASASLLLIAFLFTAVASTFTSFALSKKTNS from the exons ATGGCGGATTCCTCACCCTCAAGTACCACAGTTTCAAGAACTGCCCTTCTCCTTTTGAGGGTCTTAAcctttatctttcttttcattgCACTCATTCTCATTGCTGTAGCCAAACAAACTGATGATAACACTGGGGAAAAAATCAAGTTCAGTGATTTCTATACCTATAG ATATATGATCTCGACTATAATCATTGGATTTGTGTATAATCTGCTGCAAATGGGGTTCTCAATCTTCACTGTGGTATCAGGAAATCGTGTGTTAAGTGGTAATGGTGGTTATCTGTTTGATTTCTTTGGTGACAAG ATCATATCGTACTTTCTGATTTCTGGTTCATCTGCTGGATTTGGTTTGACAGTGGAGTTGAGAAGAGGTACACCCTCCAACTCATTTACTGACAAGGCACACGCTTCAGCCAGTCTTCTTCTGATTGCATTTCTGTTCACTGCCGTGGCATCAACTTTcacttcctttgctttgtcaaAGAAAACTAATAGTTAG
- the LOC108337271 gene encoding uncharacterized CRM domain-containing protein At3g25440, chloroplastic isoform X1 encodes MTFYSKLISELGRGTNKLQRDCLFWLCCLVEHAPTIVSSPTKTSYFRSFKPHNHECMHQRTYRTLRNLSGVPSLSSWSGLLLMQQPNIFGRQGILGSWLPARYINNESVELKTDNDVVRFSLDKSDDINSTKKTQKNKKVKMSKKAKVNELRFYRLKAKKKMNSPNPEIRIRYKLEKAKRKEAWLIEKLRKYDVPKPPPETFDPEILTEEERHYLKRTGDKKKHYVPVGRRGVFGGVVLNMHLHWKNHETVKVTCKPCKPGQVHEYAEELARLSKGIVIDIKPNNTIIFYRGKNYAQPEIMSPPNTLSKAKALEKYRFGQSLEHTSHFIERLEKELEEYHQHLAKFGKGKEDTTTNNGLEKHDSNFSGRQMSHK; translated from the exons ATGACATTCTACTCAAAACTTATCTCTGAGCTTGGGCGTGGAACAAACAAGCTTCAAAG AGATTGCTTATTCTGGTTATGCTGTCTTGTTGAACATGCTCCAACTATTGTGTCATCCCCTACCAAGACTTCATATTTCAGGTCCTTTAAACCTCACAATCACGAGTGCATGCATCAAAGAACTTACAGAACACTGAGGAATCTTTCAGGAGTTCCCTCCTTGTCTTCTTGGTCAGGTCTTCTTCTAATGCAGCAACCAAATATCTTTGGAAGGCAAGGTATTCTGGGAAGCTGGCTCCCTGCCAGGTACATAAATAATGAATCAGTTGAGCTGAAGACTGACAATGATGTTGTGCGGTTCTCTCTGGACAAGTCCGATGATATTAATTCTACAAAAAAGACCCAGAAgaacaaaaaagttaaaatgtCTAAAAAAGCTAAAGTGAATGAGCTCAGGTTCTACCGTTTGAAGGCTAAGAAAAAGATGAATTCCCCAAATCCAGAGATAAGAATTAGATATAAGCTTGAAAAG GCCAAGCGGAAGGAAGCTTGGTTGATTGAGAAGCTGAGAAAATATGATGTACCAAAACCCCCTCCAGAAACATTTGATCCTGAAATTTTAACTGAGGAGGAAAGACATTACCTGAAGCGCACAGGtgacaaaaagaaacattatgTTCCAGTCGGGAGACGGGGAGTATTTGGTGGGGTAGTTCTTAATATGCATCTTCACTGGAAAAATCATGAAACCGTAAAGGTTACCTGCAAGCCTTGCAAACCAGGGCAAGTACATGAATATGCTGAAGAGCTTGCTCGACTGAGCAAAGGCATTGTAATTGACATCAAGCCAAATAATACCATCATCTTTTACCGTGGAAAGAACTACGCACAACCGGAAATAATGTCTCCTCCAAATACATTATCAAAAGCAAAG GCCTTGGAGAAATATAGGTTTGGCCAATCCCTTGAGCATACTAGCCATTTCATTGAAAGGTTGGAGAAAGAGCTTGAAGAATATCATCAGCACCTTGCAAAGTTTGGAAAAGGGAAAGAGGATACCACCACTAACAAT GGATTGGAGAAGCATGACTCTAATTTTTCTGGACGCCAAATGTCACATAAATGA
- the LOC108337271 gene encoding uncharacterized CRM domain-containing protein At3g25440, chloroplastic isoform X2, translating to MHQRTYRTLRNLSGVPSLSSWSGLLLMQQPNIFGRQGILGSWLPARYINNESVELKTDNDVVRFSLDKSDDINSTKKTQKNKKVKMSKKAKVNELRFYRLKAKKKMNSPNPEIRIRYKLEKAKRKEAWLIEKLRKYDVPKPPPETFDPEILTEEERHYLKRTGDKKKHYVPVGRRGVFGGVVLNMHLHWKNHETVKVTCKPCKPGQVHEYAEELARLSKGIVIDIKPNNTIIFYRGKNYAQPEIMSPPNTLSKAKALEKYRFGQSLEHTSHFIERLEKELEEYHQHLAKFGKGKEDTTTNNGLEKHDSNFSGRQMSHK from the exons ATGCATCAAAGAACTTACAGAACACTGAGGAATCTTTCAGGAGTTCCCTCCTTGTCTTCTTGGTCAGGTCTTCTTCTAATGCAGCAACCAAATATCTTTGGAAGGCAAGGTATTCTGGGAAGCTGGCTCCCTGCCAGGTACATAAATAATGAATCAGTTGAGCTGAAGACTGACAATGATGTTGTGCGGTTCTCTCTGGACAAGTCCGATGATATTAATTCTACAAAAAAGACCCAGAAgaacaaaaaagttaaaatgtCTAAAAAAGCTAAAGTGAATGAGCTCAGGTTCTACCGTTTGAAGGCTAAGAAAAAGATGAATTCCCCAAATCCAGAGATAAGAATTAGATATAAGCTTGAAAAG GCCAAGCGGAAGGAAGCTTGGTTGATTGAGAAGCTGAGAAAATATGATGTACCAAAACCCCCTCCAGAAACATTTGATCCTGAAATTTTAACTGAGGAGGAAAGACATTACCTGAAGCGCACAGGtgacaaaaagaaacattatgTTCCAGTCGGGAGACGGGGAGTATTTGGTGGGGTAGTTCTTAATATGCATCTTCACTGGAAAAATCATGAAACCGTAAAGGTTACCTGCAAGCCTTGCAAACCAGGGCAAGTACATGAATATGCTGAAGAGCTTGCTCGACTGAGCAAAGGCATTGTAATTGACATCAAGCCAAATAATACCATCATCTTTTACCGTGGAAAGAACTACGCACAACCGGAAATAATGTCTCCTCCAAATACATTATCAAAAGCAAAG GCCTTGGAGAAATATAGGTTTGGCCAATCCCTTGAGCATACTAGCCATTTCATTGAAAGGTTGGAGAAAGAGCTTGAAGAATATCATCAGCACCTTGCAAAGTTTGGAAAAGGGAAAGAGGATACCACCACTAACAAT GGATTGGAGAAGCATGACTCTAATTTTTCTGGACGCCAAATGTCACATAAATGA